In a single window of the Papaver somniferum cultivar HN1 chromosome 8, ASM357369v1, whole genome shotgun sequence genome:
- the LOC113302996 gene encoding zinc finger MYM-type protein 1-like, producing MVKFVTKTKRQRKTDVLEFSVSSIPSSQVPPPSTNTDGTQVVPSIPAPTLSQQATSSTVQDEFSIWNLQTDPAMRKPISSYHPNDQDKVRRAYMKMVPFQPKNFPFPQKLMGKKNPKNRRFNEACFLKHGSWLEYSISKDAVFCLPCYLFRNYVKGKGSSDAFVNAGFSNWKQFEKLDKHVGCHDSAHNDAYMKSRELLQETHHIEAIYHRQKEQESLSYMIRLTASICVIRFLLLQGLAFRGHDESDASHNQGNFLELLQYTTEHNDSIKSEVMKNAPGNNKLTSPDIQKEIVSAAAMETMDAIRDDIGDAFFAVMVDESRDVSVREQMAVVIRYVNKKGCVIEKFIGIIHVLETTSISLKTSVDALFSKYGLNIMRLRGQCYDGASNMQGSTNGLKALILRENPSAYVIHCFSHQLQLALMHVAQKHTEVALFFTIVTRVVIIVSASLSSWLFL from the coding sequence ATGGTTAAGTTTGTGACCAAAACTAAGAGACAGAGAAAAACAGATGTTCTAGAATTTTCAGTTTCAAGTATTCCAAGTTCACAAGTACCTCCTCCATCTACTAATACTGACGGTACACAAGTAGTACCTTCCATCCCTGCTCCTACTCTGTCACAGCAAGCAACTTCTAGTACTGTCCAGGATGAGTTCTCGATATGGAATCTTCAAACAGACCCTGCAATGAGAAAGCCAATATCAAGTTATCATCCTAACGATCAAGACAAAGTACGAAGAGCTTACATGAAGATGGTTCCTTTCCAACCTAAGAATTTTCCATTTCCACAAAAGCTAATGGGAAAAAAGAATCCTAAGAACAGAAGATTCAATGAAGCTTGTTTTTTAAAACATGGAAGTTGGTTAGAGTATAGCATATCTAAAGATGCTGTATTTTGCTTGCCGTGTTATCTTTTTAGAAATTATGTTAAGGGTAAAGGTAGCTCTGATGCTTTTGTGAATGCAGGTTTCTCAAATTGGAAGCAATTTGAAAAGTTAGATAAGCATGTAGGATGTCATGACAGTGCACACAATGATGCATATATGAAGAGTCGCGAGTTATTGCAGGAAACACATCATATTGAGGCTATCTATCATCGTCAAAAAGAACAAGAGAGTTTGAGTTACATGATTCGTTTGACAGCTTCAATTTGTGTTATTCGGTTTCTTTTATTGCAAGGATTAGCTTTTCGTGGACATGATGAATCCGATGCTTCACATAATCAAGGTAACTTTCTTGAACTTCTTCAATACACAACTGAACATAATGATAGTATCAAGAGTGAGGTTATGAAAAATGCTCCTGGTAACAACAAATTAACTTCACCGGACATCCAAAAGGAAATAGTGAGTGCAGCTGCAATGGAAACTATGGATGCGATTCGTGATGATATTGGAGATGCTTTCTTTGCTGTTATGGTTGACGAATCTCGTGATGTATCAGTGAGAGAACAAATGGCAGTTGTTATACGTTATGTCAACAAGAAAGGATGTGTTATTGAAAagtttattggtataattcaTGTTCTTGAAACGACATCAATTTCATTGAAGACTTCAGTGGATGCATTGTTTTCCAAGTACGGTTtaaatataatgagattgaggGGACAATGTTATGATGGTGCTAGTAATATGCAAGGTTCGACTAACGGATTGAAAGCACTCATATTAAGAGAAAACCCATCAGCATATGTTATTCATTGTTTCTCGCATCAACTTCAGCTGGCTCTTATGCATGTTGCTCAAAAGCATACAGAAGTTGCATTGTTCTTTACTATAGTTACTAGAGTTGTTATTATTGTTTCTGCGTCATTATCAAGTTGGTTATTTTTATGA
- the LOC113302998 gene encoding plant cysteine oxidase 3-like isoform X1, with the protein MTKNSSCIQALYGLCRKTFTTPSGTPFASSQAIQKLCSLLDTITPSDVGLKENNADDDRGHGFFGENLFDRVGRWAQPITFVDIHESDNFTMCIFCLPTSSAIPLHDHPGMTVLSKILYGSMHVKGYDWVEPACVRKIGSSPGKLVMLVVMEFVLLAVRLAKLAVDKVLTAPCGASALYPKSGGNLHCFTAVTPCAVLDILAPPYKETAGRKCTYYHDYPYTSFPTESVDGICEGKEEEYAWLKEIDTPNDLYMRPGRYTGPRIQA; encoded by the exons ATGACGAAGAACTCTTCTTGTATTCAGGCTCTCTATGGCCTATGCAGAAAGACCTTTACTACGCCTTCAGGAACTCCTTTTGCTTCTTCTCAAGCAATCCAGAAGCTTTGCTCTCTATTAG ATACCATTACTCCTTCTGATGTCGGGCTCAAAGAGAATAATGCAGATGATGACCGGGGACATGGTTTTTTTGGTGAGAACTTGTTCGACAGGGTAGGTCGATGGGCTCAACCTATTACATTCGTGGACATACATGAATCTGATAATTTTACA ATGTGTATCTTCTGCCTGCCAACTTCATCAGCAATTCCACTTCATGACCATCCTGGAATGACTGTCTTAAGCAAAATACTTTATGGCTCCATGCACGTGAAAGGATATGACTGGGTTGAGCCTGCCTGTGTACGGAAAATCGGCAGTTCTCCTG GGAAACTGGTAATGCTAGTCGTAATGGAATTTGTTTTGTTGGCAGTTAGATTGGCGAAGTTAGCTGTAGACAAAGTTTTAACAGCACCATGCGGAGCGTCAGCCTTGTACCCTAAAAGTGGGGGTAATCTTCATTGTTTCACTGCAGTCACTCCCTGTGCTGTCCTTGACATACTTGCTCCTCCCTACAAAGAAACCGCCGGCAGGAAATGTACTTATTACCATGACTACCCTTACACCAGTTTCC CGACAGAGAGTGTGGATGGGATATGTGAGGGGAAAGAAGAGGAATATGCATGGCTGAAGGAGATTGATACACCGAATGATCTATATATGCGTCCAGGAAGATATACTGGTCCACGAATTCAAGCTTAG
- the LOC113302998 gene encoding plant cysteine oxidase 3-like isoform X2: MTKNSSCIQALYGLCRKTFTTPSGTPFASSQAIQKLCSLLDTITPSDVGLKENNADDDRGHGFFGENLFDRVGRWAQPITFVDIHESDNFTMCIFCLPTSSAIPLHDHPGMTVLSKILYGSMHVKGYDWVEPACVRKIGSSPGKLVMLVVMEFVLLAVRLAKLAVDKVLTAPCGASALYPKSGGNLHCFTAVTPCAVLDILAPPYKETAGRKCTYYHDYPYTSFQSVDGICEGKEEEYAWLKEIDTPNDLYMRPGRYTGPRIQA; encoded by the exons ATGACGAAGAACTCTTCTTGTATTCAGGCTCTCTATGGCCTATGCAGAAAGACCTTTACTACGCCTTCAGGAACTCCTTTTGCTTCTTCTCAAGCAATCCAGAAGCTTTGCTCTCTATTAG ATACCATTACTCCTTCTGATGTCGGGCTCAAAGAGAATAATGCAGATGATGACCGGGGACATGGTTTTTTTGGTGAGAACTTGTTCGACAGGGTAGGTCGATGGGCTCAACCTATTACATTCGTGGACATACATGAATCTGATAATTTTACA ATGTGTATCTTCTGCCTGCCAACTTCATCAGCAATTCCACTTCATGACCATCCTGGAATGACTGTCTTAAGCAAAATACTTTATGGCTCCATGCACGTGAAAGGATATGACTGGGTTGAGCCTGCCTGTGTACGGAAAATCGGCAGTTCTCCTG GGAAACTGGTAATGCTAGTCGTAATGGAATTTGTTTTGTTGGCAGTTAGATTGGCGAAGTTAGCTGTAGACAAAGTTTTAACAGCACCATGCGGAGCGTCAGCCTTGTACCCTAAAAGTGGGGGTAATCTTCATTGTTTCACTGCAGTCACTCCCTGTGCTGTCCTTGACATACTTGCTCCTCCCTACAAAGAAACCGCCGGCAGGAAATGTACTTATTACCATGACTACCCTTACACCAGTTTCC AGAGTGTGGATGGGATATGTGAGGGGAAAGAAGAGGAATATGCATGGCTGAAGGAGATTGATACACCGAATGATCTATATATGCGTCCAGGAAGATATACTGGTCCACGAATTCAAGCTTAG
- the LOC113302998 gene encoding plant cysteine oxidase 3-like isoform X3 translates to MTKNSSCIQALYGLCRKTFTTPSGTPFASSQAIQKLCSLLDTITPSDVGLKENNADDDRGHGFFGENLFDRVGRWAQPITFVDIHESDNFTMCIFCLPTSSAIPLHDHPGMTVLSKILYGSMHVKGYDWVEPACVRKIGSSPVRLAKLAVDKVLTAPCGASALYPKSGGNLHCFTAVTPCAVLDILAPPYKETAGRKCTYYHDYPYTSFPTESVDGICEGKEEEYAWLKEIDTPNDLYMRPGRYTGPRIQA, encoded by the exons ATGACGAAGAACTCTTCTTGTATTCAGGCTCTCTATGGCCTATGCAGAAAGACCTTTACTACGCCTTCAGGAACTCCTTTTGCTTCTTCTCAAGCAATCCAGAAGCTTTGCTCTCTATTAG ATACCATTACTCCTTCTGATGTCGGGCTCAAAGAGAATAATGCAGATGATGACCGGGGACATGGTTTTTTTGGTGAGAACTTGTTCGACAGGGTAGGTCGATGGGCTCAACCTATTACATTCGTGGACATACATGAATCTGATAATTTTACA ATGTGTATCTTCTGCCTGCCAACTTCATCAGCAATTCCACTTCATGACCATCCTGGAATGACTGTCTTAAGCAAAATACTTTATGGCTCCATGCACGTGAAAGGATATGACTGGGTTGAGCCTGCCTGTGTACGGAAAATCGGCAGTTCTCCTG TTAGATTGGCGAAGTTAGCTGTAGACAAAGTTTTAACAGCACCATGCGGAGCGTCAGCCTTGTACCCTAAAAGTGGGGGTAATCTTCATTGTTTCACTGCAGTCACTCCCTGTGCTGTCCTTGACATACTTGCTCCTCCCTACAAAGAAACCGCCGGCAGGAAATGTACTTATTACCATGACTACCCTTACACCAGTTTCC CGACAGAGAGTGTGGATGGGATATGTGAGGGGAAAGAAGAGGAATATGCATGGCTGAAGGAGATTGATACACCGAATGATCTATATATGCGTCCAGGAAGATATACTGGTCCACGAATTCAAGCTTAG
- the LOC113302998 gene encoding plant cysteine oxidase 3-like isoform X4, which yields MTKNSSCIQALYGLCRKTFTTPSGTPFASSQAIQKLCSLLDTITPSDVGLKENNADDDRGHGFFGENLFDRVGRWAQPITFVDIHESDNFTMCIFCLPTSSAIPLHDHPGMTVLSKILYGSMHVKGYDWVEPACVRKIGSSPVRLAKLAVDKVLTAPCGASALYPKSGGNLHCFTAVTPCAVLDILAPPYKETAGRKCTYYHDYPYTSFQSVDGICEGKEEEYAWLKEIDTPNDLYMRPGRYTGPRIQA from the exons ATGACGAAGAACTCTTCTTGTATTCAGGCTCTCTATGGCCTATGCAGAAAGACCTTTACTACGCCTTCAGGAACTCCTTTTGCTTCTTCTCAAGCAATCCAGAAGCTTTGCTCTCTATTAG ATACCATTACTCCTTCTGATGTCGGGCTCAAAGAGAATAATGCAGATGATGACCGGGGACATGGTTTTTTTGGTGAGAACTTGTTCGACAGGGTAGGTCGATGGGCTCAACCTATTACATTCGTGGACATACATGAATCTGATAATTTTACA ATGTGTATCTTCTGCCTGCCAACTTCATCAGCAATTCCACTTCATGACCATCCTGGAATGACTGTCTTAAGCAAAATACTTTATGGCTCCATGCACGTGAAAGGATATGACTGGGTTGAGCCTGCCTGTGTACGGAAAATCGGCAGTTCTCCTG TTAGATTGGCGAAGTTAGCTGTAGACAAAGTTTTAACAGCACCATGCGGAGCGTCAGCCTTGTACCCTAAAAGTGGGGGTAATCTTCATTGTTTCACTGCAGTCACTCCCTGTGCTGTCCTTGACATACTTGCTCCTCCCTACAAAGAAACCGCCGGCAGGAAATGTACTTATTACCATGACTACCCTTACACCAGTTTCC AGAGTGTGGATGGGATATGTGAGGGGAAAGAAGAGGAATATGCATGGCTGAAGGAGATTGATACACCGAATGATCTATATATGCGTCCAGGAAGATATACTGGTCCACGAATTCAAGCTTAG